One Myripristis murdjan chromosome 17, fMyrMur1.1, whole genome shotgun sequence DNA segment encodes these proteins:
- the mbnl1 gene encoding muscleblind-like protein 1 isoform X1 — translation MAMNIAHMRDTKWLTLEVCREFQRGTCSRTDQECKFAHPAKSCQVENGRVIACFDSLKGRCSRENCKYLHPPPHLKTQLEINGRNNLIQQKNMVMLAQQMQLANAMMPGTQPPPMVRGHTCMNTPQLLPMPMFSVTQGLATNASAAAAAAAFNPYLGPVSPGLMPPEILPSTPVLMASSPTVSQVPNAAAAAQKLLRTDRLEVCREYQRGNCSRGENDCRFAHPADSTMIDTNDNTVTVCMDYIKGRCSREKCKYFHPPAHLQAKIKAAQHQVNQATAAAAMTQSAVKSLKRPLDATFDLGIPHSVMAPLPKRAALEKANGASAVFNTGMLQYQQALANMQFQQQAFLPSGSILCMTPAASVVPMMHGGTPATVSAATTSATSVPFATASTNQDSSLSKLTTNEYMHLIPIISADHLSNHKYLTQM, via the exons ATGGCGATGAACATTGCACACATGCGTGACACGAAGTGGCTGACACTGGAGGTGTGCAGGGAGTTCCAGAGAGGCACGTGTTCGCGCACCGACCAGGAGTGTAAGTTCGCCCACCCGGCCAAGAGCTGCCAGGTGGAGAACGGACGGGTCATCGCTTGCTTCGACTCACTTAAG GGCCGTTGTTCCAGGGAGAATTGTAAGTACCTGCATCCTCCACCCCATCTAAAGACCCAGCTGGAGATCAATGGCAGGAATAACCTGATCCAGCAGAAGAACATGGTCATGTTGGCCCAGCAGATGCAGCTTGCCAATGCCATGATGCCTGGCACACAGCCACCACCTATGGTGAGGGGACACACATGTATGAACACACCACAGCTACTACCCATG CCCATGTTCTCAGTGACCCAAGGCCTGGCCACCAAtgcctctgcagcagcagcagccgcagcctTTAATCCCTACCTGGGCCCCGTGTCACCAGGCCTGATGCCCCCAGAGATCTTGCCCAGCACCCCCGTCCTCATGGCCTCCAGCCCCACCGTCAGCCAAGTTCCCaacgctgccgccgccgcccaGAAACTgctgaggacagacagactggaG GTGTGCCGGGAGTACCAGAGAGGCAACTGCTCCCGGGGAGAGAACGACTGCCGCTTCGCCCATCCTGCAGACAGCACCATGATAGACACCAATGACAACACAGTGACTGTGTGCATGGACTACATCAAGGGGCGCTGCTCCCGGGAAAAGTGCAAGTACTTCCACCCTCCAGCGCATCTGCAGGCCAAAATTAAGGCCGCCCAGCACCAGGTGAACCAGGCCACAGCCGCCGCGGCCATG ACTCAGTCGGCTGTCAAATCACTGAAGCGACCCCTCGACGCAACCTTTGACCTG GGCATCCCCCATAGTGTCATGGCTCCCCTGCCAAAGCGGGCAGCCCTGGAGAAGGCCAACGGGGCCTCTGCCGTGTTTAACACCGGCATGCTCCAGTACCAACAGGCCCTGGCCAACATGCAGTTTCAGCAGCAGGCTTTTCTGCCGTCAG GCTCAATATTGTGCATGACACCTGCAGCCAGTGTTG TTCCCATGATGCACGGTGGTACCCCAGCCACTGTGTCTGCAGCCACCACATCTGCCACAAGCGTTCCCTTCGCAACTGCCTCCACCAATCAG GACTCTTCCTTATCAAAGTTGACTACCAACGAATACATGCATTTG
- the mbnl1 gene encoding muscleblind-like protein 1 isoform X3 — translation MAMNIAHMRDTKWLTLEVCREFQRGTCSRTDQECKFAHPAKSCQVENGRVIACFDSLKGRCSRENCKYLHPPPHLKTQLEINGRNNLIQQKNMVMLAQQMQLANAMMPGTQPPPMVRGHTCMNTPQLLPMPMFSVTQGLATNASAAAAAAAFNPYLGPVSPGLMPPEILPSTPVLMASSPTVSQVPNAAAAAQKLLRTDRLEVCREYQRGNCSRGENDCRFAHPADSTMIDTNDNTVTVCMDYIKGRCSREKCKYFHPPAHLQAKIKAAQHQVNQATAAAAMTQSAVKSLKRPLDATFDLGIPHSVMAPLPKRAALEKANGASAVFNTGMLQYQQALANMQFQQQAFLPSVPMMHGGTPATVSAATTSATSVPFATASTNQDSSLSKLTTNEYMHLIPIISADHLSNHKYLTQM, via the exons ATGGCGATGAACATTGCACACATGCGTGACACGAAGTGGCTGACACTGGAGGTGTGCAGGGAGTTCCAGAGAGGCACGTGTTCGCGCACCGACCAGGAGTGTAAGTTCGCCCACCCGGCCAAGAGCTGCCAGGTGGAGAACGGACGGGTCATCGCTTGCTTCGACTCACTTAAG GGCCGTTGTTCCAGGGAGAATTGTAAGTACCTGCATCCTCCACCCCATCTAAAGACCCAGCTGGAGATCAATGGCAGGAATAACCTGATCCAGCAGAAGAACATGGTCATGTTGGCCCAGCAGATGCAGCTTGCCAATGCCATGATGCCTGGCACACAGCCACCACCTATGGTGAGGGGACACACATGTATGAACACACCACAGCTACTACCCATG CCCATGTTCTCAGTGACCCAAGGCCTGGCCACCAAtgcctctgcagcagcagcagccgcagcctTTAATCCCTACCTGGGCCCCGTGTCACCAGGCCTGATGCCCCCAGAGATCTTGCCCAGCACCCCCGTCCTCATGGCCTCCAGCCCCACCGTCAGCCAAGTTCCCaacgctgccgccgccgcccaGAAACTgctgaggacagacagactggaG GTGTGCCGGGAGTACCAGAGAGGCAACTGCTCCCGGGGAGAGAACGACTGCCGCTTCGCCCATCCTGCAGACAGCACCATGATAGACACCAATGACAACACAGTGACTGTGTGCATGGACTACATCAAGGGGCGCTGCTCCCGGGAAAAGTGCAAGTACTTCCACCCTCCAGCGCATCTGCAGGCCAAAATTAAGGCCGCCCAGCACCAGGTGAACCAGGCCACAGCCGCCGCGGCCATG ACTCAGTCGGCTGTCAAATCACTGAAGCGACCCCTCGACGCAACCTTTGACCTG GGCATCCCCCATAGTGTCATGGCTCCCCTGCCAAAGCGGGCAGCCCTGGAGAAGGCCAACGGGGCCTCTGCCGTGTTTAACACCGGCATGCTCCAGTACCAACAGGCCCTGGCCAACATGCAGTTTCAGCAGCAGGCTTTTCTGCCGTCAG TTCCCATGATGCACGGTGGTACCCCAGCCACTGTGTCTGCAGCCACCACATCTGCCACAAGCGTTCCCTTCGCAACTGCCTCCACCAATCAG GACTCTTCCTTATCAAAGTTGACTACCAACGAATACATGCATTTG
- the mbnl1 gene encoding muscleblind-like protein 1 isoform X4, whose translation MAMNIAHMRDTKWLTLEVCREFQRGTCSRTDQECKFAHPAKSCQVENGRVIACFDSLKGRCSRENCKYLHPPPHLKTQLEINGRNNLIQQKNMVMLAQQMQLANAMMPGTQPPPMPMFSVTQGLATNASAAAAAAAFNPYLGPVSPGLMPPEILPSTPVLMASSPTVSQVPNAAAAAQKLLRTDRLEVCREYQRGNCSRGENDCRFAHPADSTMIDTNDNTVTVCMDYIKGRCSREKCKYFHPPAHLQAKIKAAQHQVNQATAAAAMTQSAVKSLKRPLDATFDLGIPHSVMAPLPKRAALEKANGASAVFNTGMLQYQQALANMQFQQQAFLPSGSILCMTPAASVVPMMHGGTPATVSAATTSATSVPFATASTNQDSSLSKLTTNEYMHLIPIISADHLSNHKYLTQM comes from the exons ATGGCGATGAACATTGCACACATGCGTGACACGAAGTGGCTGACACTGGAGGTGTGCAGGGAGTTCCAGAGAGGCACGTGTTCGCGCACCGACCAGGAGTGTAAGTTCGCCCACCCGGCCAAGAGCTGCCAGGTGGAGAACGGACGGGTCATCGCTTGCTTCGACTCACTTAAG GGCCGTTGTTCCAGGGAGAATTGTAAGTACCTGCATCCTCCACCCCATCTAAAGACCCAGCTGGAGATCAATGGCAGGAATAACCTGATCCAGCAGAAGAACATGGTCATGTTGGCCCAGCAGATGCAGCTTGCCAATGCCATGATGCCTGGCACACAGCCACCACCTATG CCCATGTTCTCAGTGACCCAAGGCCTGGCCACCAAtgcctctgcagcagcagcagccgcagcctTTAATCCCTACCTGGGCCCCGTGTCACCAGGCCTGATGCCCCCAGAGATCTTGCCCAGCACCCCCGTCCTCATGGCCTCCAGCCCCACCGTCAGCCAAGTTCCCaacgctgccgccgccgcccaGAAACTgctgaggacagacagactggaG GTGTGCCGGGAGTACCAGAGAGGCAACTGCTCCCGGGGAGAGAACGACTGCCGCTTCGCCCATCCTGCAGACAGCACCATGATAGACACCAATGACAACACAGTGACTGTGTGCATGGACTACATCAAGGGGCGCTGCTCCCGGGAAAAGTGCAAGTACTTCCACCCTCCAGCGCATCTGCAGGCCAAAATTAAGGCCGCCCAGCACCAGGTGAACCAGGCCACAGCCGCCGCGGCCATG ACTCAGTCGGCTGTCAAATCACTGAAGCGACCCCTCGACGCAACCTTTGACCTG GGCATCCCCCATAGTGTCATGGCTCCCCTGCCAAAGCGGGCAGCCCTGGAGAAGGCCAACGGGGCCTCTGCCGTGTTTAACACCGGCATGCTCCAGTACCAACAGGCCCTGGCCAACATGCAGTTTCAGCAGCAGGCTTTTCTGCCGTCAG GCTCAATATTGTGCATGACACCTGCAGCCAGTGTTG TTCCCATGATGCACGGTGGTACCCCAGCCACTGTGTCTGCAGCCACCACATCTGCCACAAGCGTTCCCTTCGCAACTGCCTCCACCAATCAG GACTCTTCCTTATCAAAGTTGACTACCAACGAATACATGCATTTG
- the mbnl1 gene encoding muscleblind-like protein 1 isoform X11, with protein sequence MAMNIAHMRDTKWLTLEVCREFQRGTCSRTDQECKFAHPAKSCQVENGRVIACFDSLKGRCSRENCKYLHPPPHLKTQLEINGRNNLIQQKNMVMLAQQMQLANAMMPGTQPPPMVRGHTCMNTPQLLPMPMFSVTQGLATNASAAAAAAAFNPYLGPVSPGLMPPEILPSTPVLMASSPTVSQVPNAAAAAQKLLRTDRLEVCREYQRGNCSRGENDCRFAHPADSTMIDTNDNTVTVCMDYIKGRCSREKCKYFHPPAHLQAKIKAAQHQVNQATAAAAMGIPHSVMAPLPKRAALEKANGASAVFNTGMLQYQQALANMQFQQQAFLPSVPMMHGGTPATVSAATTSATSVPFATASTNQDSSLSKLTTNEYMHLIPIISADHLSNHKYLTQM encoded by the exons ATGGCGATGAACATTGCACACATGCGTGACACGAAGTGGCTGACACTGGAGGTGTGCAGGGAGTTCCAGAGAGGCACGTGTTCGCGCACCGACCAGGAGTGTAAGTTCGCCCACCCGGCCAAGAGCTGCCAGGTGGAGAACGGACGGGTCATCGCTTGCTTCGACTCACTTAAG GGCCGTTGTTCCAGGGAGAATTGTAAGTACCTGCATCCTCCACCCCATCTAAAGACCCAGCTGGAGATCAATGGCAGGAATAACCTGATCCAGCAGAAGAACATGGTCATGTTGGCCCAGCAGATGCAGCTTGCCAATGCCATGATGCCTGGCACACAGCCACCACCTATGGTGAGGGGACACACATGTATGAACACACCACAGCTACTACCCATG CCCATGTTCTCAGTGACCCAAGGCCTGGCCACCAAtgcctctgcagcagcagcagccgcagcctTTAATCCCTACCTGGGCCCCGTGTCACCAGGCCTGATGCCCCCAGAGATCTTGCCCAGCACCCCCGTCCTCATGGCCTCCAGCCCCACCGTCAGCCAAGTTCCCaacgctgccgccgccgcccaGAAACTgctgaggacagacagactggaG GTGTGCCGGGAGTACCAGAGAGGCAACTGCTCCCGGGGAGAGAACGACTGCCGCTTCGCCCATCCTGCAGACAGCACCATGATAGACACCAATGACAACACAGTGACTGTGTGCATGGACTACATCAAGGGGCGCTGCTCCCGGGAAAAGTGCAAGTACTTCCACCCTCCAGCGCATCTGCAGGCCAAAATTAAGGCCGCCCAGCACCAGGTGAACCAGGCCACAGCCGCCGCGGCCATG GGCATCCCCCATAGTGTCATGGCTCCCCTGCCAAAGCGGGCAGCCCTGGAGAAGGCCAACGGGGCCTCTGCCGTGTTTAACACCGGCATGCTCCAGTACCAACAGGCCCTGGCCAACATGCAGTTTCAGCAGCAGGCTTTTCTGCCGTCAG TTCCCATGATGCACGGTGGTACCCCAGCCACTGTGTCTGCAGCCACCACATCTGCCACAAGCGTTCCCTTCGCAACTGCCTCCACCAATCAG GACTCTTCCTTATCAAAGTTGACTACCAACGAATACATGCATTTG
- the mbnl1 gene encoding muscleblind-like protein 1 isoform X6, producing the protein MAMNIAHMRDTKWLTLEVCREFQRGTCSRTDQECKFAHPAKSCQVENGRVIACFDSLKGRCSRENCKYLHPPPHLKTQLEINGRNNLIQQKNMVMLAQQMQLANAMMPGTQPPPMVRGHTCMNTPQLLPMPMFSVTQGLATNASAAAAAAAFNPYLGPVSPGLMPPEILPSTPVLMASSPTVSQVPNAAAAAQKLLRTDRLEVCREYQRGNCSRGENDCRFAHPADSTMIDTNDNTVTVCMDYIKGRCSREKCKYFHPPAHLQAKIKAAQHQVNQATAAAAMGIPHSVMAPLPKRAALEKANGASAVFNTGMLQYQQALANMQFQQQAFLPSGSILCMTPAASVVPMMHGGTPATVSAATTSATSVPFATASTNQDSSLSKLTTNEYMHLIPIISADHLSNHKYLTQM; encoded by the exons ATGGCGATGAACATTGCACACATGCGTGACACGAAGTGGCTGACACTGGAGGTGTGCAGGGAGTTCCAGAGAGGCACGTGTTCGCGCACCGACCAGGAGTGTAAGTTCGCCCACCCGGCCAAGAGCTGCCAGGTGGAGAACGGACGGGTCATCGCTTGCTTCGACTCACTTAAG GGCCGTTGTTCCAGGGAGAATTGTAAGTACCTGCATCCTCCACCCCATCTAAAGACCCAGCTGGAGATCAATGGCAGGAATAACCTGATCCAGCAGAAGAACATGGTCATGTTGGCCCAGCAGATGCAGCTTGCCAATGCCATGATGCCTGGCACACAGCCACCACCTATGGTGAGGGGACACACATGTATGAACACACCACAGCTACTACCCATG CCCATGTTCTCAGTGACCCAAGGCCTGGCCACCAAtgcctctgcagcagcagcagccgcagcctTTAATCCCTACCTGGGCCCCGTGTCACCAGGCCTGATGCCCCCAGAGATCTTGCCCAGCACCCCCGTCCTCATGGCCTCCAGCCCCACCGTCAGCCAAGTTCCCaacgctgccgccgccgcccaGAAACTgctgaggacagacagactggaG GTGTGCCGGGAGTACCAGAGAGGCAACTGCTCCCGGGGAGAGAACGACTGCCGCTTCGCCCATCCTGCAGACAGCACCATGATAGACACCAATGACAACACAGTGACTGTGTGCATGGACTACATCAAGGGGCGCTGCTCCCGGGAAAAGTGCAAGTACTTCCACCCTCCAGCGCATCTGCAGGCCAAAATTAAGGCCGCCCAGCACCAGGTGAACCAGGCCACAGCCGCCGCGGCCATG GGCATCCCCCATAGTGTCATGGCTCCCCTGCCAAAGCGGGCAGCCCTGGAGAAGGCCAACGGGGCCTCTGCCGTGTTTAACACCGGCATGCTCCAGTACCAACAGGCCCTGGCCAACATGCAGTTTCAGCAGCAGGCTTTTCTGCCGTCAG GCTCAATATTGTGCATGACACCTGCAGCCAGTGTTG TTCCCATGATGCACGGTGGTACCCCAGCCACTGTGTCTGCAGCCACCACATCTGCCACAAGCGTTCCCTTCGCAACTGCCTCCACCAATCAG GACTCTTCCTTATCAAAGTTGACTACCAACGAATACATGCATTTG
- the mbnl1 gene encoding muscleblind-like protein 1 isoform X12 yields MAMNIAHMRDTKWLTLEVCREFQRGTCSRTDQECKFAHPAKSCQVENGRVIACFDSLKGRCSRENCKYLHPPPHLKTQLEINGRNNLIQQKNMVMLAQQMQLANAMMPGTQPPPMPMFSVTQGLATNASAAAAAAAFNPYLGPVSPGLMPPEILPSTPVLMASSPTVSQVPNAAAAAQKLLRTDRLEVCREYQRGNCSRGENDCRFAHPADSTMIDTNDNTVTVCMDYIKGRCSREKCKYFHPPAHLQAKIKAAQHQVNQATAAAAMGIPHSVMAPLPKRAALEKANGASAVFNTGMLQYQQALANMQFQQQAFLPSGSILCMTPAASVVPMMHGGTPATVSAATTSATSVPFATASTNQDSSLSKLTTNEYMHLIPIISADHLSNHKYLTQM; encoded by the exons ATGGCGATGAACATTGCACACATGCGTGACACGAAGTGGCTGACACTGGAGGTGTGCAGGGAGTTCCAGAGAGGCACGTGTTCGCGCACCGACCAGGAGTGTAAGTTCGCCCACCCGGCCAAGAGCTGCCAGGTGGAGAACGGACGGGTCATCGCTTGCTTCGACTCACTTAAG GGCCGTTGTTCCAGGGAGAATTGTAAGTACCTGCATCCTCCACCCCATCTAAAGACCCAGCTGGAGATCAATGGCAGGAATAACCTGATCCAGCAGAAGAACATGGTCATGTTGGCCCAGCAGATGCAGCTTGCCAATGCCATGATGCCTGGCACACAGCCACCACCTATG CCCATGTTCTCAGTGACCCAAGGCCTGGCCACCAAtgcctctgcagcagcagcagccgcagcctTTAATCCCTACCTGGGCCCCGTGTCACCAGGCCTGATGCCCCCAGAGATCTTGCCCAGCACCCCCGTCCTCATGGCCTCCAGCCCCACCGTCAGCCAAGTTCCCaacgctgccgccgccgcccaGAAACTgctgaggacagacagactggaG GTGTGCCGGGAGTACCAGAGAGGCAACTGCTCCCGGGGAGAGAACGACTGCCGCTTCGCCCATCCTGCAGACAGCACCATGATAGACACCAATGACAACACAGTGACTGTGTGCATGGACTACATCAAGGGGCGCTGCTCCCGGGAAAAGTGCAAGTACTTCCACCCTCCAGCGCATCTGCAGGCCAAAATTAAGGCCGCCCAGCACCAGGTGAACCAGGCCACAGCCGCCGCGGCCATG GGCATCCCCCATAGTGTCATGGCTCCCCTGCCAAAGCGGGCAGCCCTGGAGAAGGCCAACGGGGCCTCTGCCGTGTTTAACACCGGCATGCTCCAGTACCAACAGGCCCTGGCCAACATGCAGTTTCAGCAGCAGGCTTTTCTGCCGTCAG GCTCAATATTGTGCATGACACCTGCAGCCAGTGTTG TTCCCATGATGCACGGTGGTACCCCAGCCACTGTGTCTGCAGCCACCACATCTGCCACAAGCGTTCCCTTCGCAACTGCCTCCACCAATCAG GACTCTTCCTTATCAAAGTTGACTACCAACGAATACATGCATTTG
- the mbnl1 gene encoding muscleblind-like protein 1 isoform X15 gives MAMNIAHMRDTKWLTLEVCREFQRGTCSRTDQECKFAHPAKSCQVENGRVIACFDSLKGRCSRENCKYLHPPPHLKTQLEINGRNNLIQQKNMVMLAQQMQLANAMMPGTQPPPMPMFSVTQGLATNASAAAAAAAFNPYLGPVSPGLMPPEILPSTPVLMASSPTVSQVPNAAAAAQKLLRTDRLEVCREYQRGNCSRGENDCRFAHPADSTMIDTNDNTVTVCMDYIKGRCSREKCKYFHPPAHLQAKIKAAQHQVNQATAAAAMGIPHSVMAPLPKRAALEKANGASAVFNTGMLQYQQALANMQFQQQAFLPSVPMMHGGTPATVSAATTSATSVPFATASTNQDSSLSKLTTNEYMHLIPIISADHLSNHKYLTQM, from the exons ATGGCGATGAACATTGCACACATGCGTGACACGAAGTGGCTGACACTGGAGGTGTGCAGGGAGTTCCAGAGAGGCACGTGTTCGCGCACCGACCAGGAGTGTAAGTTCGCCCACCCGGCCAAGAGCTGCCAGGTGGAGAACGGACGGGTCATCGCTTGCTTCGACTCACTTAAG GGCCGTTGTTCCAGGGAGAATTGTAAGTACCTGCATCCTCCACCCCATCTAAAGACCCAGCTGGAGATCAATGGCAGGAATAACCTGATCCAGCAGAAGAACATGGTCATGTTGGCCCAGCAGATGCAGCTTGCCAATGCCATGATGCCTGGCACACAGCCACCACCTATG CCCATGTTCTCAGTGACCCAAGGCCTGGCCACCAAtgcctctgcagcagcagcagccgcagcctTTAATCCCTACCTGGGCCCCGTGTCACCAGGCCTGATGCCCCCAGAGATCTTGCCCAGCACCCCCGTCCTCATGGCCTCCAGCCCCACCGTCAGCCAAGTTCCCaacgctgccgccgccgcccaGAAACTgctgaggacagacagactggaG GTGTGCCGGGAGTACCAGAGAGGCAACTGCTCCCGGGGAGAGAACGACTGCCGCTTCGCCCATCCTGCAGACAGCACCATGATAGACACCAATGACAACACAGTGACTGTGTGCATGGACTACATCAAGGGGCGCTGCTCCCGGGAAAAGTGCAAGTACTTCCACCCTCCAGCGCATCTGCAGGCCAAAATTAAGGCCGCCCAGCACCAGGTGAACCAGGCCACAGCCGCCGCGGCCATG GGCATCCCCCATAGTGTCATGGCTCCCCTGCCAAAGCGGGCAGCCCTGGAGAAGGCCAACGGGGCCTCTGCCGTGTTTAACACCGGCATGCTCCAGTACCAACAGGCCCTGGCCAACATGCAGTTTCAGCAGCAGGCTTTTCTGCCGTCAG TTCCCATGATGCACGGTGGTACCCCAGCCACTGTGTCTGCAGCCACCACATCTGCCACAAGCGTTCCCTTCGCAACTGCCTCCACCAATCAG GACTCTTCCTTATCAAAGTTGACTACCAACGAATACATGCATTTG
- the mbnl1 gene encoding muscleblind-like protein 1 isoform X8 has product MAMNIAHMRDTKWLTLEVCREFQRGTCSRTDQECKFAHPAKSCQVENGRVIACFDSLKGRCSRENCKYLHPPPHLKTQLEINGRNNLIQQKNMVMLAQQMQLANAMMPGTQPPPMPMFSVTQGLATNASAAAAAAAFNPYLGPVSPGLMPPEILPSTPVLMASSPTVSQVPNAAAAAQKLLRTDRLEVCREYQRGNCSRGENDCRFAHPADSTMIDTNDNTVTVCMDYIKGRCSREKCKYFHPPAHLQAKIKAAQHQVNQATAAAAMTQSAVKSLKRPLDATFDLGIPHSVMAPLPKRAALEKANGASAVFNTGMLQYQQALANMQFQQQAFLPSVPMMHGGTPATVSAATTSATSVPFATASTNQDSSLSKLTTNEYMHLIPIISADHLSNHKYLTQM; this is encoded by the exons ATGGCGATGAACATTGCACACATGCGTGACACGAAGTGGCTGACACTGGAGGTGTGCAGGGAGTTCCAGAGAGGCACGTGTTCGCGCACCGACCAGGAGTGTAAGTTCGCCCACCCGGCCAAGAGCTGCCAGGTGGAGAACGGACGGGTCATCGCTTGCTTCGACTCACTTAAG GGCCGTTGTTCCAGGGAGAATTGTAAGTACCTGCATCCTCCACCCCATCTAAAGACCCAGCTGGAGATCAATGGCAGGAATAACCTGATCCAGCAGAAGAACATGGTCATGTTGGCCCAGCAGATGCAGCTTGCCAATGCCATGATGCCTGGCACACAGCCACCACCTATG CCCATGTTCTCAGTGACCCAAGGCCTGGCCACCAAtgcctctgcagcagcagcagccgcagcctTTAATCCCTACCTGGGCCCCGTGTCACCAGGCCTGATGCCCCCAGAGATCTTGCCCAGCACCCCCGTCCTCATGGCCTCCAGCCCCACCGTCAGCCAAGTTCCCaacgctgccgccgccgcccaGAAACTgctgaggacagacagactggaG GTGTGCCGGGAGTACCAGAGAGGCAACTGCTCCCGGGGAGAGAACGACTGCCGCTTCGCCCATCCTGCAGACAGCACCATGATAGACACCAATGACAACACAGTGACTGTGTGCATGGACTACATCAAGGGGCGCTGCTCCCGGGAAAAGTGCAAGTACTTCCACCCTCCAGCGCATCTGCAGGCCAAAATTAAGGCCGCCCAGCACCAGGTGAACCAGGCCACAGCCGCCGCGGCCATG ACTCAGTCGGCTGTCAAATCACTGAAGCGACCCCTCGACGCAACCTTTGACCTG GGCATCCCCCATAGTGTCATGGCTCCCCTGCCAAAGCGGGCAGCCCTGGAGAAGGCCAACGGGGCCTCTGCCGTGTTTAACACCGGCATGCTCCAGTACCAACAGGCCCTGGCCAACATGCAGTTTCAGCAGCAGGCTTTTCTGCCGTCAG TTCCCATGATGCACGGTGGTACCCCAGCCACTGTGTCTGCAGCCACCACATCTGCCACAAGCGTTCCCTTCGCAACTGCCTCCACCAATCAG GACTCTTCCTTATCAAAGTTGACTACCAACGAATACATGCATTTG
- the mbnl1 gene encoding muscleblind-like protein 1 isoform X2, protein MAMNIAHMRDTKWLTLEVCREFQRGTCSRTDQECKFAHPAKSCQVENGRVIACFDSLKGRCSRENCKYLHPPPHLKTQLEINGRNNLIQQKNMVMLAQQMQLANAMMPGTQPPPMVRGHTCMNTPQLLPMPMFSVTQGLATNASAAAAAAAFNPYLGPVSPGLMPPEILPSTPVLMASSPTVSQVPNAAAAAQKLLRTDRLEVCREYQRGNCSRGENDCRFAHPADSTMIDTNDNTVTVCMDYIKGRCSREKCKYFHPPAHLQAKIKAAQHQVNQATAAAAMTQSAVKSLKRPLDATFDLGIPHSVMAPLPKRAALEKANGASAVFNTGMLQYQQALANMQFQQQAFLPSGSILCMTPAASVVPMMHGGTPATVSAATTSATSVPFATASTNQLTTNEYMHLIPIISADHLSNHKYLTQM, encoded by the exons ATGGCGATGAACATTGCACACATGCGTGACACGAAGTGGCTGACACTGGAGGTGTGCAGGGAGTTCCAGAGAGGCACGTGTTCGCGCACCGACCAGGAGTGTAAGTTCGCCCACCCGGCCAAGAGCTGCCAGGTGGAGAACGGACGGGTCATCGCTTGCTTCGACTCACTTAAG GGCCGTTGTTCCAGGGAGAATTGTAAGTACCTGCATCCTCCACCCCATCTAAAGACCCAGCTGGAGATCAATGGCAGGAATAACCTGATCCAGCAGAAGAACATGGTCATGTTGGCCCAGCAGATGCAGCTTGCCAATGCCATGATGCCTGGCACACAGCCACCACCTATGGTGAGGGGACACACATGTATGAACACACCACAGCTACTACCCATG CCCATGTTCTCAGTGACCCAAGGCCTGGCCACCAAtgcctctgcagcagcagcagccgcagcctTTAATCCCTACCTGGGCCCCGTGTCACCAGGCCTGATGCCCCCAGAGATCTTGCCCAGCACCCCCGTCCTCATGGCCTCCAGCCCCACCGTCAGCCAAGTTCCCaacgctgccgccgccgcccaGAAACTgctgaggacagacagactggaG GTGTGCCGGGAGTACCAGAGAGGCAACTGCTCCCGGGGAGAGAACGACTGCCGCTTCGCCCATCCTGCAGACAGCACCATGATAGACACCAATGACAACACAGTGACTGTGTGCATGGACTACATCAAGGGGCGCTGCTCCCGGGAAAAGTGCAAGTACTTCCACCCTCCAGCGCATCTGCAGGCCAAAATTAAGGCCGCCCAGCACCAGGTGAACCAGGCCACAGCCGCCGCGGCCATG ACTCAGTCGGCTGTCAAATCACTGAAGCGACCCCTCGACGCAACCTTTGACCTG GGCATCCCCCATAGTGTCATGGCTCCCCTGCCAAAGCGGGCAGCCCTGGAGAAGGCCAACGGGGCCTCTGCCGTGTTTAACACCGGCATGCTCCAGTACCAACAGGCCCTGGCCAACATGCAGTTTCAGCAGCAGGCTTTTCTGCCGTCAG GCTCAATATTGTGCATGACACCTGCAGCCAGTGTTG TTCCCATGATGCACGGTGGTACCCCAGCCACTGTGTCTGCAGCCACCACATCTGCCACAAGCGTTCCCTTCGCAACTGCCTCCACCAATCAG TTGACTACCAACGAATACATGCATTTG